Proteins encoded by one window of Polaribacter haliotis:
- a CDS encoding carboxypeptidase-like regulatory domain-containing protein, which produces MKNKLLLIILFIPFVLFSQSEISNNLKTISGFINYKNKTLPGAQVKVKNTNRNTKTNFKGFYKIKAKAGETLIFNYIGLEEKTILIEDVTSTLNIDLKIKNDIPKLNINKDLKLSGSTIGGLQREFEVITFDVKYINKYAPTITEAILEKVPFFFTKQNKFGENLIYLKGKELQGPVLWEIDGIGYDIPFPIFMYEIKTILILNPKGSSCVIKVGTNINYNKVKDLDYNNYYFSNEDYYNYDAIPYENQKIYEPEYLDGFKNISNPNEALKTYINQYSENKNKINYHFNVLNYFQKNYKDKNILLKVLSDYEKIVTHNPEDLKGIAYKYQELNENKKALALYRKIANIRPNYAQSYRDLANSFYDLKNYKNFWFIYNNYFNKGFKIEDNDIGDIITSEIISNYKNDEKNNHKYQRIKINNPTKITEADVRLVFEWNTSEAEFLLDFVNPYLLTYKAENSIEEYNQLILDQKKKGYTSKEVIIENLMKGDWFVNFTYLGNKHYKPTILKVTSYYNWGKPNQTKKINVFEFTVENVKTQLLKLEGK; this is translated from the coding sequence ATGAAAAATAAATTACTCCTAATTATTTTATTTATTCCTTTTGTTTTATTCTCTCAATCGGAAATTTCAAACAATTTAAAGACTATTTCTGGCTTTATAAATTACAAAAACAAAACCCTTCCAGGAGCTCAAGTAAAAGTAAAAAACACGAATAGAAATACCAAAACCAACTTTAAAGGTTTTTATAAAATAAAAGCAAAAGCAGGAGAAACTTTAATTTTTAATTATATAGGTTTAGAGGAAAAAACAATTTTAATTGAAGACGTTACATCTACTCTTAATATAGATTTAAAAATTAAAAATGATATTCCAAAATTAAATATAAATAAAGATTTAAAATTAAGTGGTAGCACAATTGGTGGTTTACAAAGAGAATTCGAAGTAATTACTTTCGATGTAAAATATATAAATAAATACGCTCCTACAATTACAGAAGCTATTCTAGAAAAAGTTCCTTTTTTTTTTACCAAACAAAATAAGTTTGGTGAAAACCTAATTTACCTAAAAGGAAAAGAATTACAAGGTCCAGTTCTTTGGGAAATAGATGGTATTGGTTATGATATTCCTTTTCCAATATTTATGTATGAAATAAAAACTATTTTAATTCTAAACCCTAAAGGAAGTTCATGTGTTATTAAAGTAGGTACAAATATTAATTATAATAAGGTTAAAGATTTAGACTATAATAATTATTACTTTTCTAATGAAGATTATTATAATTATGATGCCATTCCATATGAAAATCAAAAAATATACGAACCAGAATATTTGGATGGTTTTAAAAATATTTCTAACCCAAATGAAGCATTAAAAACATATATAAATCAATATTCAGAAAATAAAAACAAAATTAATTATCATTTTAATGTTCTAAATTACTTTCAAAAAAATTATAAAGACAAGAATATTTTATTAAAAGTACTTTCTGATTATGAGAAAATTGTAACCCATAATCCTGAAGATTTAAAAGGTATCGCTTATAAATATCAAGAACTAAACGAAAATAAAAAAGCGTTAGCACTATATAGAAAAATTGCAAATATTAGACCTAATTACGCACAATCTTACAGAGATTTAGCGAATTCGTTTTATGATTTAAAGAATTACAAAAACTTTTGGTTTATTTATAATAATTATTTTAACAAAGGATTTAAAATCGAAGATAACGATATAGGAGATATTATAACCTCGGAAATAATTTCTAATTATAAGAATGATGAAAAAAATAATCATAAGTATCAAAGAATTAAAATAAATAATCCAACAAAAATTACAGAAGCGGATGTAAGATTGGTTTTTGAATGGAATACTTCTGAAGCAGAATTTCTTCTCGATTTTGTAAATCCGTATTTGTTAACTTACAAAGCTGAAAACTCAATAGAAGAATATAACCAACTAATTTTAGATCAAAAAAAGAAAGGATACACTTCTAAAGAAGTAATTATTGAAAATTTAATGAAAGGAGATTGGTTTGTAAATTTTACTTATTTAGGAAATAAACACTATAAACCAACGATTTTAAAAGTAACAAGCTATTACAATTGGGGAAAACCGAACCAAACTAAAAAAATAAATGTTTTTGAATTTACTGTTGAAAATGTAAAAACACAATTATTAAAATTGGAAGGGAAATAG
- the mqo gene encoding malate dehydrogenase (quinone), whose amino-acid sequence MEFKKEYDLICVGGGIMSATLALITKLLEPKTNILILERLDKVAQESSAAWNNAGTGHSALCELNYCPEKDGEISIKKAVDICTQYEISKQFWSYLTDKGLIENPDEFIASVKHHSWVLGKENANYLENRFKEMKDHFMFDSIEFTREISKMKEWFPLIANDRTENEIMAASRINRGTEMNYGILTEKLFHILKTEFDTPVHCNMEVEDIDPDTDLDWTVEVTNLKTKEKHQLEAEHVFIGAGGGSLLLLQKVEINEKEGYGGFPVSGEWLVCTNEKIIKQHNAKVYSKAGIGDPPMSTPHLDTRYIDGKRQLMFGPFAGFSPKFLKEGSNLDLFKSIKYDNIPSMLGAFWHNLPLTKYLVEQVMMDKEDRMNSLRKFVKNAKSEDWEVMLAGQRVQIIKKDEFEGGKLQFGTEVISSKDGSITCLLGASPGASTATSIMLNVIEKAFPELVNSKKGKEKLKEIVPFYKTKVTKELFEEELEKSRRSLKL is encoded by the coding sequence ATGGAATTCAAAAAAGAATACGATTTAATATGTGTGGGTGGTGGTATAATGAGTGCAACTTTGGCCTTAATTACTAAATTATTAGAGCCAAAAACCAATATTTTAATTTTAGAAAGATTAGATAAAGTTGCTCAGGAAAGTTCTGCTGCTTGGAATAATGCAGGAACAGGGCATTCAGCTTTGTGTGAATTGAATTATTGTCCAGAAAAAGATGGAGAAATTTCTATTAAAAAAGCAGTGGATATTTGTACACAATATGAAATTTCAAAACAATTTTGGAGTTATTTAACGGACAAAGGTTTGATTGAAAATCCAGATGAATTTATAGCTTCTGTAAAACATCATAGTTGGGTGTTAGGTAAAGAAAATGCTAATTATTTAGAAAATCGATTCAAAGAAATGAAAGACCATTTTATGTTCGATTCTATTGAGTTTACAAGAGAAATCAGTAAAATGAAAGAATGGTTTCCTTTAATTGCAAACGATAGAACAGAAAATGAAATTATGGCAGCTTCTAGAATTAATCGTGGAACAGAAATGAATTATGGTATCTTAACAGAGAAATTATTCCATATTTTAAAAACAGAATTCGATACTCCAGTTCATTGCAACATGGAAGTGGAAGATATAGATCCTGATACAGATTTAGATTGGACTGTTGAAGTAACCAATTTAAAAACGAAAGAGAAACATCAATTAGAAGCAGAACATGTTTTTATTGGAGCAGGAGGAGGAAGTTTGTTGTTGTTACAGAAAGTAGAAATTAACGAAAAAGAAGGTTATGGAGGTTTTCCTGTAAGTGGAGAATGGTTGGTTTGCACAAATGAAAAAATTATAAAACAACACAATGCAAAAGTGTATTCGAAAGCAGGAATTGGAGATCCACCAATGTCTACACCACATTTAGATACTCGTTATATAGATGGAAAAAGACAATTAATGTTCGGTCCTTTTGCAGGTTTTAGCCCGAAATTCTTAAAAGAAGGTTCTAATTTAGATTTGTTTAAATCTATTAAATATGATAATATTCCTTCGATGTTAGGCGCTTTTTGGCACAATTTACCGCTCACAAAATATTTAGTAGAACAAGTAATGATGGATAAAGAAGACAGAATGAATTCTCTTCGAAAATTCGTAAAAAATGCAAAAAGTGAAGATTGGGAAGTAATGTTGGCAGGACAAAGAGTTCAAATTATTAAAAAAGACGAATTTGAAGGTGGAAAATTACAATTCGGAACAGAAGTAATTTCTAGCAAAGATGGCAGTATTACTTGTTTGTTAGGCGCTTCTCCTGGAGCTTCCACTGCAACTTCAATAATGTTAAACGTTATTGAAAAAGCTTTTCCAGAATTGGTGAATTCTAAAAAAGGAAAAGAGAAGTTAAAAGAAATTGTTCCTTTTTATAAAACAAAAGTTACTAAAGAATTATTTGAAGAAGAGTTGGAGAAGAGTAGGAGGAGTTTGAAGTTATAA